A stretch of Brassica rapa cultivar Chiifu-401-42 chromosome A08, CAAS_Brap_v3.01, whole genome shotgun sequence DNA encodes these proteins:
- the LOC103835482 gene encoding extensin-2 isoform X1, translated as MANPNWPSLLMLVLALFTIVVHSSAQYSPPSPPPYAYSYPWLPPYVYKSPPYAYSSPPPPPYVYNSPPPPPYVYSSPPPPPYVYKSPPPPPYVYSSPPPPPPYVYKSPPPPPYVYSSPPPPPYVYKSPPPPPYVYPSPPPPPYIYKSPPPPPYVYSSAPPPPYVYKSPPPPPYVYSSPPPPPYVYKSPPPPPYVYSSPPPPPYVYKSPPPPPYVYSSPPPPPYVYKSPPPPPYVYSSPPPPPYVYKSPPPPPYVYKSPPPPPYVYSSPPPPPYVYKSPPPPPYVYSSPPPPPYVYKSPPPPPYVYSSPPPPPYVYKSPPPPPYVYSSPPPPPYVYKSPPPPPYVYSSPPPPPYVYKSPPPPPYVYSSPPPPPYVYKSPPPPPYVYSSPPPPPYVYKSPPPPPYVYSSPPPPPYVYKSPPPPPYVYSSPPPPPYVYKSPPPPPYVYSSPPPPPYVYKSPPPPPYVYSSPPPPPYVYKSPPPPPYVYSSPPPPPYVYKSPPPPPYVYSSPPPPPYVYKSPPPPPYVYNSPPSPSYIYSSPPPPSYSYSYSSPPPPIY; from the coding sequence ATGGCCAATCCCAATTGGCCATCTCTACTTATGTTGGTCTTGGCTTTGTTTACCATTGTTGTTCATTCAAGTGCACAATATTCTCCTCCATCACCACCACCATATGCTTATAGTTATCCATGGCTTCCACCATATGTTTACAAGTCTCCTCCATACGCATATAGCTCTCCACCGCCTCCTCCATATGTTTACAACTCGCCACCACCTCCTCCTTACGTCTACAGctctccacctcctcctccctATGTTTacaagtctcctccaccacctccaTACGTTTATagctctccaccaccaccaccaccatatgtctacaagtctcctccaccacctccaTATGTCTATagctctccaccaccaccaccgtatGTCTACAAGTCTCCTCCGCCACCTCCATACGTATATCCctctccaccacctcctccgTATATTTACAAGTCTCCTCCCCCACCTCCATATGTCTATAGCTCTGCACCACCTCCTCCGTATGTCTACAAGTCGCCTCCACCACCTCCATACGTCTACAGCTCTCCACCGCCTCCTCCCTATGTTTacaagtctcctccaccacctccaTACGTCTATagctctccaccaccacctccatatgtctacaagtctcctccaccacctcccTACGTCTATagttctccaccaccaccaccatatgtctacaagtctcctccaccacctccaTATGTCTATagctctccaccaccaccaccatatgtttacaagtctccaccaccaccaccgtatgtctacaagtctcctccaccacctccaTACGTCTATAGctctccaccacctcctccgTATGTCTacaagtctcctccaccacctccaTACGTCTATAGctctccaccacctccaccatatgtctacaagtctcctccaccacctccaTACGTCTATagctctccaccaccaccaccatatgtctacaagtctcctccaccacctccaTACGTCTATAGctctccaccacctccaccatatgtctacaagtctcctccaccacctccaTACGTCTATagctctccaccaccaccaccatatgtctacaagtctcctccaccacctccaTACGTCTATAGctctccaccacctccaccatatgtctacaagtctcctccaccacctccaTACGTATATagctctccaccaccaccaccatatgtctacaagtctcctccaccacctccaTACGTCTATAGctctccaccacctcctccttATGTCTAtaagtctcctccaccacctccaTACGTATATAGctctccaccacctcctccgTATGTTTacaagtctcctccaccacctcctTATGTCTACAGCTCTCCACCGCCTCCCCCGTATGTCTacaagtctcctccaccacctcctTATGTCTACAGCTCTCCACCGCCTCCCCCGTATGTTTacaagtctcctccaccacctcccTACGTGTATAGctctccaccacctccaccatatgtctacaagtctcctccaccacctcctTATGTCTACAGctctccaccacctccaccatatGTTTACAAGTCTCCTCCCCCACCTCCGTACGTGTACAATTCTCCTCCATCACCATCTTACATCTACAGCTCTCCGCCACCTCCAAGCTATAGTTATAGCTATAGCTCACCCCCTCCACCAATATACTAA
- the LOC103835482 gene encoding extensin-2 isoform X2: MANPNWPSLLMLVLALFTIVVHSSAQYSPPSPPPYAYSYPWLPPYVYNSPPPPPYVYKSPPPPPYVYPSPPPPPYIYKSPPPPPYVYSSAPPPPYVYKSPPPPPYVYSSPPPPPYVYKSPPPPPYVYSSPPPPPYVYKSPPPPPYVYSSPPPPPYVYKSPPPPPYVYSSPPPPPYVYKSPPPPPYVYKSPPPPPYVYSSPPPPPYVYKSPPPPPYVYSSPPPPPYVYKSPPPPPYVYSSPPPPPYVYKSPPPPPYVYSSPPPPPYVYKSPPPPPYVYSSPPPPPYVYKSPPPPPYVYSSPPPPPYVYKSPPPPPYVYSSPPPPPYVYKSPPPPPYVYSSPPPPPYVYKSPPPPPYVYSSPPPPPYVYKSPPPPPYVYSSPPPPPYVYKSPPPPPYVYSSPPPPPYVYKSPPPPPYVYSSPPPPPYVYKSPPPPPYVYSSPPPPPYVYKSPPPPPYVYNSPPSPSYIYSSPPPPSYSYSYSSPPPPIY, translated from the exons ATGGCCAATCCCAATTGGCCATCTCTACTTATGTTGGTCTTGGCTTTGTTTACCATTGTTGTTCATTCAAGTGCACAATATTCTCCTCCATCACCACCACCATATGCTTATAGTTATCCATGGCTTCCACCATATGTTTACAA ctctccaccaccaccaccgtatGTCTACAAGTCTCCTCCGCCACCTCCATACGTATATCCctctccaccacctcctccgTATATTTACAAGTCTCCTCCCCCACCTCCATATGTCTATAGCTCTGCACCACCTCCTCCGTATGTCTACAAGTCGCCTCCACCACCTCCATACGTCTACAGCTCTCCACCGCCTCCTCCCTATGTTTacaagtctcctccaccacctccaTACGTCTATagctctccaccaccacctccatatgtctacaagtctcctccaccacctcccTACGTCTATagttctccaccaccaccaccatatgtctacaagtctcctccaccacctccaTATGTCTATagctctccaccaccaccaccatatgtttacaagtctccaccaccaccaccgtatgtctacaagtctcctccaccacctccaTACGTCTATAGctctccaccacctcctccgTATGTCTacaagtctcctccaccacctccaTACGTCTATAGctctccaccacctccaccatatgtctacaagtctcctccaccacctccaTACGTCTATagctctccaccaccaccaccatatgtctacaagtctcctccaccacctccaTACGTCTATAGctctccaccacctccaccatatgtctacaagtctcctccaccacctccaTACGTCTATagctctccaccaccaccaccatatgtctacaagtctcctccaccacctccaTACGTCTATAGctctccaccacctccaccatatgtctacaagtctcctccaccacctccaTACGTATATagctctccaccaccaccaccatatgtctacaagtctcctccaccacctccaTACGTCTATAGctctccaccacctcctccttATGTCTAtaagtctcctccaccacctccaTACGTATATAGctctccaccacctcctccgTATGTTTacaagtctcctccaccacctcctTATGTCTACAGCTCTCCACCGCCTCCCCCGTATGTCTacaagtctcctccaccacctcctTATGTCTACAGCTCTCCACCGCCTCCCCCGTATGTTTacaagtctcctccaccacctcccTACGTGTATAGctctccaccacctccaccatatgtctacaagtctcctccaccacctcctTATGTCTACAGctctccaccacctccaccatatGTTTACAAGTCTCCTCCCCCACCTCCGTACGTGTACAATTCTCCTCCATCACCATCTTACATCTACAGCTCTCCGCCACCTCCAAGCTATAGTTATAGCTATAGCTCACCCCCTCCACCAATATACTAA
- the LOC103835483 gene encoding phosphatidylinositol 4-kinase gamma 5 — MSRKLDSPIQTQMAVSVLKSPLTGEFHEFNSLGLGGMKSPVVGRRRVFVQTDTGCVLGLDLDRSDNAHTVKRKLQVALHFPTDESSLTFGDLVLKNDLTAVRSDSPLLLTRNSFHRSSSTPCLSPMRGGGDVQQHRDESGSIEILGNSVCLRQVVKDITKALKRDVEPVAVHSGLGGVYFFKNVRGESVAIVKPTDEEPFAPNNPKGFVGKALGQPGLKRSVRVGETGYREVAAYLLDKDGFAKVPPTALVKISHSIFNVNNGVKGGSKRMEKMLVSKIASLQQFIPHDYDASEHGTSSFPVSAVHRVGILDIRILNTDRHSGNLLVRKLDGVGMFGQVELIPIDHGLSLPETLEDPYFEWIHWPQASIPFSEEELKYIASLDPFEDCEMLRRELPMVREASLRVLILCTVLLKEAAAYGLCLAEIGEMMTREVRPGDEEPSEIEVVCLEARSLIGEKEAESPRSDLGGEVEFQFDLDCEEAFPLGFTRSHLPKVEEEEEDDEEEEDIKEKDGNVEKMQAVTKLSMSLKTTLLGEKSQKYQKHPGTRAESAYASSAHRSAEEQIPASTSFVKLSDMSEEEWTMFLEKYQELLYPAFAKRKAITLGQNLRQRLGTSCQF, encoded by the coding sequence ATGTCACGTAAGCTAGACAGTCCTATTCAAACACAAATGGCAGTTTCGGTTCTAAAGAGTCCCCTCACCGGGGAGTTTCATGAGTTTAACAGTTTAGGATTAGGAGGAATGAAGTCTCCTGTGGTGGGTCGTAGGCGTGTTTTTGTACAGACGGATACTGGTTGTGTGCTGGGGTTGGATCTGGATCGTAGCGACAACGCTCACACAGTGAAAAGGAAGTTACAGGTTGCTCTTCATTTCCCTACGGATGAAAGCTCCTTGACCTTTGGGGATTTGGTGCTTAAGAACGATCTAACAGCTGTGAGGAGTGACTCTCCTCTGCTACTAACTAGGAACAGTTTTCATAGAAGCTCATCGACTCCATGTCTTTCGCCAATGAGGGGTGGTGGTGATGTTCAGCAGCATAGAGATGAGAGCGGTTCTATAGAGATTCTTGGGAACTCGGTTTGTTTGAGGCAAGTCGTTAAGGATATCACTAAGGCCTTGAAGAGGGATGTTGAGCCAGTTGCTGTCCATAGCGGCCTTGGAGGTGTTTACTTCTTTAAGAACGTTCGTGGAGAGAGCGTTGCGATTGTGAAACCAACTGATGAGGAGCCTTTTGCTCCTAACAACCCTAAAGGCTTTGTTGGCAAGGCGCTTGGACAGCCTGGTTTGAAACGCTCCGTGCGCGTTGGGGAGACGGGTTACAGAGAGGTCGCGGCTTATCTCCTTGATAAGGATGGTTTCGCAAAGGTTCCTCCCACTGCTCTTGTGAAGATATCTCACTCCATATTCAATGTCAATAATGGTGTGAAGGGTGGGAGCAAGCGTATGGAGAAGATGTTGGTGAGCAAGATTGCTTCCTTGCAGCAGTTTATACCTCATGATTATGACGCTAGCGAGCACGGAACGTCGAGCTTCCCTGTTTCGGCCGTGCACCGTGTAGGGATTCTTGATATCAGAATCTTGAATACTGATAGGCACTCAGGGAACCTTCTGGTCAGGAAGCTGGACGGTGTTGGGATGTTTGGACAAGTGGAGCTGATTCCGATTGATCACGGTCTCTCCTTGCCGGAGACTCTGGAGGATCCTTACTTCGAGTGGATTCATTGGCCTCAGGCGTCGATACCGTTCTCTGAAGAGGAGCTGAAGTACATAGCGAGTCTTGATCCTTTTGAGGATTGTGAGATGCTGAGAAGGGAGCTTCCTATGGTGCGTGAGGCGAGTCTCCGTGTTTTGATTCTGTGTACTGTTTTGCTCAAGGAAGCTGCTGCGTATGGGTTGTGTTTGGCTGAGATTGGTGAGATGATGACGAGAGAGGTTCGTCCTGGAGATGAGGAGCCGAGTGAGATTGAAGTGGTGTGTCTAGAGGCTAGGAGTTTGATAGGAGAGAAGGAAGCTGAGTCACCAAGATCAGACTTGGGTGGTGAGGTTGAGTTCCAGTTTGATTTGGACTGTGAGGAAGCATTTCCACTAGGGTTCACTCGTAGTCATCTTCCAAAGgtcgaagaagaggaagaagatgatgaagaggaagaagacatcAAAGAGAAGGATGGGAATGTAGAGAAAATGCAGGCGGTTACTAAGCTTTCAATGTCACTCAAAACCACTCTTCTAGGTGAGAAGAGCCAAAAGTATCAGAAACATCCAGGAACTAGAGCAGAGAGTGCATATGCGTCGTCTGCACACAGGAGTGCAGAAGAACAGATTCCAGCAAGCACTAGCTTTGTGAAGCTCTCGGATATGAGTGAAGAGGAGTGGACTATGTTCCTGGAGAAGTATCAGGAGCTGCTTTATCCAGCTTTTGCAAAGCGTAAGGCGATAACTTTAGGACAGAATCTGAGGCAGAGGCTGGGAACTTCTTGCCAGTTTTGA
- the LOC103835484 gene encoding transcription factor CAULIFLOWER isoform X1, with amino-acid sequence MGRGRVEMKRIENKINRQVTFSKRRAGLLKKAHEISILCDAEVSLIVFSHKGKLFEYSSESCMEKVLERYERYSYAEKQLKAPDSHVNAQTNWSMEYSRLKAKIELLERNQRHYLGEDLESISIKELQNLEQQLDTSLKHIRSRKNQLMHESLNHLQRKEKEILEENSMLTKQIKERESILRTHQNQSEQQNRSHHVAPQPQPQLNPYMISHQASPFLNMGGMYQGEDPTAVRRNRLDLTLEPIYNCNLGYFAA; translated from the exons ATGGGAAGGGGTAGGGTTGAAATGAAAAGGATAGAGAACAAGATCAATAGACAAGTGACATTTTCGAAAAGAAGAGCTGGTCTTTTGAAGAAAGCCCATGAGATCTCGATTCTTTGTGATGCTGAGGTTTCCCTTATTGTCTTCTCCCATAAGGGGAAACTGTTCGAGTACTCGTCTGAATCTTG CATGGAGAAGGTACTAGAACGCTACGAGAGGTACTCTTACGCCGAGAAACAGCTAAAAGCTCCAGACTCCCACGTCAAT GCACAAACGAACTGGTCAATGGAATATAGCAGGCTTAAGGCTAAGATTGAGCTTTTGGAGAGGAACCAAAG GCATTATCTGGGAGAAGATTTAGAATCAATCAGCATAAAGGAGCTACAGAATCTGGAGCAGCAGCTTGACACTTCTCTTAAACATATTCGCTCCAGAAAA AATCAACTAATGCACGAGTCCCTCAACCACCTCCAAAGAAAG GAGAAAGAAATACTTGAGGAAAACAGCATGCTTACCAAACAG ATAAAGGAGAGGGAGAGTATCCTAAGGACACATCAAAACCAATCAGAGCAGCAAAACCGCAGCCACCATGTAGCTCCTCAGCCGCAGCCGCAGTTAAATCCTTACATGATCTCTCATCAGGCATCTCCTTTCCTAAATATGGG TGGCATGTACCAAGGAGAAGATCCAACGGCGGTGAGGAGGAACCGTCTCGATCTGACTCTTGAACCCATTTACAACTGCAACCTTGGTTACTTTGCCGCATGA
- the LOC103835484 gene encoding transcription factor CAULIFLOWER isoform X2 — protein MGRGRVEMKRIENKINRQVTFSKRRAGLLKKAHEISILCDAEVSLIVFSHKGKLFEYSSESCMEKVLERYERYSYAEKQLKAPDSHVNAQTNWSMEYSRLKAKIELLERNQRHYLGEDLESISIKELQNLEQQLDTSLKHIRSRKNQLMHESLNHLQRKEKEILEENSMLTKQIKERESILRTHQNQSEQQNRSHHVAPQPQPQLNPYMISHQASPFLNMG, from the exons ATGGGAAGGGGTAGGGTTGAAATGAAAAGGATAGAGAACAAGATCAATAGACAAGTGACATTTTCGAAAAGAAGAGCTGGTCTTTTGAAGAAAGCCCATGAGATCTCGATTCTTTGTGATGCTGAGGTTTCCCTTATTGTCTTCTCCCATAAGGGGAAACTGTTCGAGTACTCGTCTGAATCTTG CATGGAGAAGGTACTAGAACGCTACGAGAGGTACTCTTACGCCGAGAAACAGCTAAAAGCTCCAGACTCCCACGTCAAT GCACAAACGAACTGGTCAATGGAATATAGCAGGCTTAAGGCTAAGATTGAGCTTTTGGAGAGGAACCAAAG GCATTATCTGGGAGAAGATTTAGAATCAATCAGCATAAAGGAGCTACAGAATCTGGAGCAGCAGCTTGACACTTCTCTTAAACATATTCGCTCCAGAAAA AATCAACTAATGCACGAGTCCCTCAACCACCTCCAAAGAAAG GAGAAAGAAATACTTGAGGAAAACAGCATGCTTACCAAACAG ATAAAGGAGAGGGAGAGTATCCTAAGGACACATCAAAACCAATCAGAGCAGCAAAACCGCAGCCACCATGTAGCTCCTCAGCCGCAGCCGCAGTTAAATCCTTACATGATCTCTCATCAGGCATCTCCTTTCCTAAATATGGGGTAA
- the LOC103835485 gene encoding putative methylesterase 13, chloroplastic, whose product MGNSFTCISHEEEQRPKKSSAGRGKGGGSNTRKYMRRLSLSCSGSSSTSSSRKGVIKPKKKIRERHHQDHHGHDKNSHIIQEQTLAATNLLFNQTPRNSNYVVPPNFRQSTSSSGGSGPVSAVQSPKKSTCGFVRTSSSRRKSSVNPVIKPNQVPDKELKKVEVSETKRFVLVHGGGFGAWCWYRTITLLEKHGFQVDAVDLTGSGISSTDTNTITSLAHYSKPLLHFLESLKPNEKVILVGHDFGGACMSYAMEIFPTKISKAVYISAVMLANGQSTLDLFNQPLGSNDLIQQAHIFLYANGKKNPPTAVDYDRSLLRDFIFHKSPPKDLALSSVSIRPFPFAPVVEKLHVSEKNYGSTRRFYITTMEDCAIPVPLQEAMIKLNPPEQVFQLKGADHAPFFSRPQSLNRILVEIAKLPFKKSS is encoded by the exons atggGGAACTCGTTCACATGCATCTCACACGAGGAAGAACAACGTCCCAAAAAATCCTCGGCCGGCCGTGGCAAAGGAGGAGGAAGTAATACCAGAAAATACATGCGTCGCCTATCGCTCTCCTGCTCCGGCTCATCCTCCACTTCGTCTTCCAGGAAAGGTGTAATCAAACCAAAAAAGAAGATAAGAGAGAGACATCATCAAGATCATCATGGACACGATAAAAACTCTCATATTATTCAGGAGCAAACTTTGGCAGCCACTAATCTCCTCTTCAACCAAACCCCTCGTAACAGCAACTATGTTGTTCCTCCTAATTTCAGACAGTCCACCAGTTCAAGCGGCGGCTCAGGACCTGTCTCAGCCGTCCAGAGTCCCAAGAAATCGACTTGTGGATTCGTAAGAACCTCTAGCTCTAGGCGAAAGTCTAGTGTCAATCCAGTGATCAAGCCTAACCAGGTCCCAGACAAG GAGCTGAAGAAGGTGGAAGTTTCAGAGACGAAGAGGTTTGTGCTAGTTCATGGTGGAGGATTTGGGGCTTGGTGTTGGTACAGAACCATAACTCTCTTAGAGAAACATGGTTTCCAAGTAGATGCTGTTGACTTGACCGGTTCAGGTATTAGCTCTACTGACACCAATACCATCACAAGCCTCGCTCATTACTCCAAGCCTCTCCTCCACTTTCTGGAATCCCTCAAACCCAACGAGAAG GTAATTTTGGTGGGGCATGATTTTGGAGGGGCTTGTATGTCTTATGCGATGGAAATATTTCCTACTAAAATCTCCAAAGCTGTTTATATCTCTGCTGTTATGTTGGCCAATGGTCAAAGCACTCTCGATCTTTTTAATCAACCG CTGGGATCAAATGATCTGATACAACAAGCTCATATATTTCTGTACGCCAACGGCAAAAAGAACCCTCCAACTGCCGTTGACTACGACAGATCTTTGCTTAGAGATTTTATCTTTCATAAGAGCCCACCAAAG GACCTCGCATTGTCATCGGTATCCATTAGACCGTTTCCGTTCGCGCCGGTTGTTGAAAAACTTCACGTGTCGGAGAAAAACTACGGCTCTACTCGACGGTTCTACATAACAACCATGGAGGATTGTGCAATACCAGTTCCTCTTCAGGAGGCGATGATCAAATTGAACCCACCTGAACAAGTTTTCCAGCTCAAAGGAGCCGATCATGCACCGTTCTTTTCTCGGCCTCAGTCCTTGAACCGAATCCTCGTCGAGATAGCTAAACTACCGTTTAAAAAATCATCGTGA
- the LOC103835486 gene encoding pre-mRNA-splicing factor ATP-dependent RNA helicase DEAH10 encodes MAQGELKSSVLNRKRNPKSPVASRSSKRQKIAEHRKSLPIASEEERLIEAVQKNDILIIVGETGSGKTTQLPQFLFNAGFCREGKMVGITQPRRIAALTIAKRVAEECDVRLGQKVGYSVRFDDTTSSSTRLKYMTDGFLLREALVDRLLSRYSVIIIDEAHERTVHTDVLLALLKKVQRERSEIGGGVLRGCQGRKVSPLKLIIMSASLDARVFCDYYGGAKDFRVEGRQFDVDIFYTVHPETDYVDAALNTIFQIHSEEEEGDILVFLTGQEEIESVERLVQEKLKHLPEDERKLLPLAIFSALPSEQQMRVFAPAPIGFRKVVLATNIAETSITIPGIRYVVDSGVVKARTYDPNKGMETLDVVPVSKAQAIQRSGRAGRDGYGKSFHLYPERDFWKLEDSTKPEIKRCNLSNVILQLKALGIDDILGFDFIDKPSRSAIVKALAELHLLGALTDDCKLAKPAGEQMARLPLEPVYSRALILANQFNCLEEMLIIVAMLSVESIFYDPRQKREEARTSRNHFVSVEGDHLTYLSVYRELDEFLEERKAEKSEAKVEKIMRKWCKVNFVNSRSLKHARDIYRQIRGNVEQMGFNVSSCGNDMLEYRRCIAASFFLKAAQRQMDGTYRALESGEIVHIHPSSVLFRSKPECVIFDELMQTSQKYINNLTRIDPLWLAELAPHHYKTEE; translated from the exons ATGGCGCAAGGAGAACTCAAGAGCTCCGTGCTAAACAGGAAACGAAACCCTAAATCACCCGTTGCTTCTCGCTCAAG CAAGAGGCAGAAGATAGCAGAACATAGAAAGTCTCTTCCTATAGCTTCAG aGGAGGAACGTCTTATTGAGGCGGTTCAAAAGAATGATATTCTGATTATTGTTGGTGAAACCGGTAGTGGGAAGACTACTC agCTGCCTCAGTTCCTGTTCAATGCTGGTTTCTGTCGGGAAGGAAAGATGGTAGGGATAACACAGCCGAGGCGTATCGCTGCCTTGACCATTGCCAAAAGGGTAGCTGAGGAATGTGATGTTCGGTTAGGACAAAAGGTTGGCTACTCCGTTAGGTTTGACGATACTACTTCTAGCTCCACGAGGTTAAAATACATGACTGATGGTTTCTTGCTGAG agaGGCGTTGGTGGATCGGCTTCTTTCTAGATATTCAGTCATTATTATCGATGAAGCTCACGAGAGGACTGTTCATACTGATGTTCTCCTAGCCTTGCTTAAAAAGGTGCAACGGGAGAGAAGTGAGATTGGTGGTGGTGTGTTGAGAGGGTGTCAAGGCAGAAAAGTATCTCCGTTAAAGCTGATAATCATGTCCGCGAGTTTGGACGCACGTGTTTTCTGTGACTACTACGGCGGTGCCAAAGATTTTCGTGTGGAAGGGAGACAGTTTGATGTGGACATTTTTTACACTGTTCATCCCGAGACTGATTATGTAGATGCAGCTTTGAATACTATATTTCAG atacattCGGAGGAGGAAGAAGGTGATATACTTGTTTTCCTCACTGGACAAGAGGAGATTGAATCTGTTGAGAGACTAGTCCAAGAAAAACTTAAGCATTTACCTGAAGACGAGAGGAAGCTGCTGCCACTTGCTATCTTTTCTGCTCTTCCATCAGAGCAGCAGATGAGAGTTTTCGCCCCTGCGCCTATTGGTTTCCGTAAG GTGGTTTTGGCCACAAATATAGCGGAGACATCGATTACAATTCCTGGAATAAGATATGTGGTAGACTCTGGGGTTGTTAAGGCACGAACCTATGATCCGAACAAAGGAATGGAGACGCTTGATGTTGTTCCAGTATCAAAAGCACAGGCCATTCAACGAAG TGGGCGCGCAGGACGTGACGGTTATGGGAAAAGTTTCCATCTTTATCCTGAGAGGGATTTTTGGAAACTGGAGGATTCAACCAAACCAGAGATCAAGAGATGCAATCTCTCTAATGTCATTTTGCAGCTCAAGGCTCTGGGGATTGATGATATTCTTGGATTTGATTTTATTGATAAACCTTCAAG gagCGCCATTGTAAAAGCATTGGCGGAGTTGCACTTGCTTGGTGCCTTGACTGATGATTGCAAACTAGCAAAACCCGCTGGGGAACAAATGGCACGGCTCCCACTAGAGCCTGTTTACTCCAGAGCTCTGATTTTAGCCAATCAGTTCAATTGTCTTGAGGAAATGTTAATCATTGTTGCAATGCTTTCTGTGGAATCCATATTTTATGATCCTCGtcagaagagagaagag GCAAGAACTTCAAGAAACCACTTTGTTAGCGTTGAAGGGGATCATCTAACTTATCTCAGTGTCTATCGAGAGTTGGATGAGTTCTTGGAGGAGAGAAAGGCGGAAAAAAGTGAAGCGAAAGTTGAGAAAATTATGAGAAAGTGGTGTAAGGTCAACTTCGTGAATAGTCGTTCCTTGAAACATGCTCGTGACATTTATAG ACAAATTCGTGGAAACGTTGAACAGATGGGTTTTAATGTGTCTTCATGCGGAAACGACATGCTTGAGTACCGTAGATGTATTGCTGCGTCGTTTTTCCTTAAAGCAGCACAGAGACAGATGGATGGTACATACAGGGCTTTGGAAAGTGGTGAGATTGTGCACATCCACCCAAGTTCTGTTTTATTCCGTTCCAAACCTGAGTGTGTTATCTTCGACGAGCTTATGCAAACCAGCCAGAAGTACATCAACAACCTGACAAGAATTGATCCTTTATGGTTGGCTGAGTTGGCTCCTCATCATTACAAAACAGAAGAGTGA